The nucleotide sequence attatgtattaaaTTGATGTGTATCGAATTAGGTCACAGGTACATGTATAAGTATGTACAGTGCATATGTTTTGCACCTAATTATTTCTCAAGTAAGTATTATGACGTTGGTCtttgacgtaggtaggtagtaggtacgtctATGTACACGCTACAAAACCTAGACAGATACTACTACTAGATATCTAATTAACAATCACAAGTTACTTCGTCGTCTAGTTCATTTACCTACGTCACGTGGTTTGACTTGTTCTTGGCTACAAATTCGTATTGTATTTTCCCAATGAAATTTACCTTTATCAAATGTTTTCTTAATGCGATGTGGTATTCATTACGATACTAATTCCCTGAACTCGAAGCATTAATAATACGTTGTCGACAGGCAGTTTTATAGTGTACTTGTAACGCATAGCATGCTTGACCGTTGATGTTCCTTAGGTATACAATGTGAACATTTTGATCTGGGAAAACCCTCGATGAAAGATATGTATATTTAAGATGTTTTCACTTTTAGGCGGGTTTTAGGTATGGTATTAGGTATAGATATAGCTTGTATTAACGAAACTATATTTGCAAATCAATATATCTAGTCAATTTTTTATCGTATCGGGAAAATCGTTAATGATGTACCTATAGTTGATATCGTGTTTCGTATGGATGCCCTACCTaagttatatgtacctacttcctTAGGTATCTTGAACGTCTGTGTTGAAAactgtaaatttaaaataaaatgaaatgaaaaatagatgTCCACACATTGTAAAGTCAAATGAGACGATGAGACGAGACGAAGTGAGGAGGCGTGATCATGTAATAATTTAATCACGTGACCTCGCAGCATTAGCGCCTAAAACGAAATCTGttgcattattttaaaatcgtaTCGTCAGCTCGGTCGGTGTGTAACCAACCTGTCTACGTACGTCAAATAGTATATCTGCGGTTTTTTTTACCTGCTCACCTATACATATCGTCGATTTGCACGATAAATCGTTCATTGAATTTTAACTTGTATTATGCGAATGCGTTCCGagcacgtgaatttttttcacgtccTTGTGCCAACTCCGATAGCTTAACGAGGATACCATTCGAGTATCTCGTGCTGTATGACATTCGAAATTAACGATGTTGCCTCGTTTGTAAATATTGTTGTATAATGTCTAATTCACCTATCAACGCTGCCGGTGGGTCTTTCCGCGAAAAAATAATCGTGTAGATTTTGTAATTGGATCGGTGCTATGGGGTTTATGTTTAACTGGAAAAAGTTCCTCGGCGATATTCAAAATTATACAGTGAcgttcttggaaaattttgaatttgggggGGGGCGTAAAAATTACCCGTGATGatgttggtgaaaaattcacttgGATAATTGTTTCCAGGAAACTGTACTTAAGCTAttcgaaaatgttcaatttttcgttcaacttatagaatgaatttttttttgaaattctacacACAGTCCTGATCATCATTTTGGTGACGGGGGGAGGACAaacctgttttaaaaaataatggagagaagagaaaaattgcaactagcaaaaaatgttgagaaaattacaattatttctaatgaaaaaccGCTGATTTTTGGGATACgttatctttttttaaatatagtGAGGGAGAATTttcgttgatgaaaaatttatatctacagtggaatgaattattgaaataaCGAGAcgtaaaaatgtcagaaatacCGAATTaatgtcaactttttcaacatttttcttttcctgacaatttttatttccaTATTGGAACCTTTTTATCTATCCTAAAAATTTCACCTCGAGTCTAAAAATCTCTGCTCCCTCCCGATTATTGCTCAGCTTATGGTTTTTCATGTAatctgaaagtgaaaaaaacaaatgataGATGATAGGTATCTGTACGAGGTAATGTATGTACTACATAGTTAATTGCATTCTGAATTTCCCTTCTAGTTGTTTATTTTGTTGACCAACAATTTTTAGGAGCCCTGTAGAATGGAATGCCCCTTCTTACAAGGTAGGTATCCTAAATggcagcaaattttttgaatcgaagtaaaatcgaaagaacatccaaaaattcatcgtcagctcaaaatttatatgctgaagtgcattttttaattttttgatgaatttttgaaaatgaaatttgagccaaaattgaTGGGGAAAGTCTTAGTCTGAAGTTTACCAAATCagccaaaaaactgaaatcacgTATACGTACCTACCCTGTTTTTGTCCCTTCGAATTAATTGGAAACAGTTCTTGaacattttgagcagttctgaacctccaaaagatttttgaaaatgttttatccGCTGAAGTTGAAGagctaaaaatcaattaatcttATACCTTATAAATTTTAGAATGCTGACATTGGAGGTGCTTTCAAGTCGTGAAATCGCTAGAGaaatatatacgtacgtacgtttCCGAACTGGCAGaaatagattttggaaaaaatggcaaGTATAGGTAAATGGTCAAGGAGTTCACTAACAAGCATCACTAATCACGTTTATAAGTgctaaaaatgaattgaacaGATTTTAGGGTTTTTTCCGCCGAAAACTGCACgggatttcaaaaaagttgctgaaggGTTCAGCCCAATGGACTCAGCAGGTTCCATAGTCACGATGCTCGGATACGAGTGAACGATAAAGAAGAAGAAGTGTCTgaactaaattttagcttttcaacttcctTTGGTaaatctttttggaaatttcaacgttgaaaaatctgatggaggctctagaactgttcaaaacggctcgaaatcgtttccaatcgattgaaAAGGGCAAAAATAGGTTACATATTAAAGTTCAAAggtcaatttgtcaaaatttgatttttgaaaatcctttaaaaattgaaaatgcacttcagcgCTCGTAATTTGTGCCCTTATTCGatgttaaaaaacatgaaaaaaattccttcaggaaaaatttttcagattttgaattttgagcataGGCttgtaaatttaaattcacTGCGAGTATAGTTTCCCAATATTACCTATCAGATAACACAAAGTGGGAATCAGATACACCTTATCcttatcaatttcatttttcgagtagtcgaattttttttttttttagaatgcggtaataatcgaaaaattacgccaagaaaacttgaatttttttattccagtATAAATATTATAATAACTTAGAAAGAACGATCTGATAACGGTCTTACGAGAAAGGTATTAcatcttaaaaataatttatatttacaaaacatttattttaatttaattacattttcGGTCGGTATATAGCCTGAAACTAATGTTCTCCCTAAAAATTTGTCTGCTTCTCTCTTCAATGCGCTTGTTTTTTTCGCGCtctttttcattaatttctcTCTCCACGTTTGTATCTCATACCGCGtagttaaaattgtcaatttcacgGCCGTAAGGTATTTTTCGTGTGGTCTAATTTTGAGAGACTTTATGGTACGTGCGGCTTCATAAGCGAGTCTAACGAAACGTAATAAAAGTTGATAACTCGGAGTTTATCTAGTCCTTTGGAGCAACaaattaaatttactttttaaaaatttattaactcGAAACCTCGACACGAGAATAAGTATAAGTTTTGAAGGTGGCAGCGTATTGGCGAGTGGCGGGTGACGAGGCATGCGGGGGTAGTTTgtaaattcattcttcaaaatcGTAGGTATACTCTTGAATCgaggaaaaataagaaaaagtcGAGGATACGTTATCTGgcagtatttttaatttacgtTTATCGAGTATCGATTTCGACGTGATAGCATACAGCTTACGTAAagggtttgaaaaaatgtccatggcaAGTTTAATGTTTATGCTTCATATGGGCTACTACGTGGGAAATACCGTCGTACATTCCGATTACAATTAATACGAAGCCTAGTCCGAtgatgaggaaatttttgaaaaatatacaaaatctGTTGCGATCGTTGATGCTGATGAGAATTTCGGCGGTGGCTGGCAATATCATGCTATCGATGGCGGTGCCTACGGTGCCGGTGAATGACAAAAATAACGCTATGTTGGGCACGACGAAGGCCAacagaattgtgaaaaaagctACGGTTGCTCTGACTAGATACGAATTGCATACGCTGCTCTCGCTTATACGACATTTACTTTTTGATATTAAATTCCAGATTATGTCGAATGGCACGTAAGCGTTCAACGGGAAGAAGAAACAAATGCCTATGCCGTACATACCGATGATCATTTTAGACCACGTTCGACCTGGTAAGTTTAAAATGACGCTTTCCTTTACATTATCGCCGTATTTTACGTAGCAAAGCAGTCCGAAAGCCGAGTAGAGTAAATTGAATGGTATATAGAATACGTTGAGTACGCCGCATTTCGTATTGAACGATTTGGGATTTCTCATTTCGTTCTTTAATGGCATTATTATACCGGTGACGTTGATGGTGAACAATATGGTAGCGACGAATAAAGGTACCGATGACAAGTCGCCGTATTCGGTGCGATTTTCCAGCGAAGGAAGGTCTTGGATGACGAAACATAATATGATTACGATGCAGCTGACGTTTATAAAATTAGCGAATATCGAGCACGGTATCAAGTATTTAAGATTTGGTATACAGCAGAGTAATACTAATGGAATTGATATGTAAATCATAACCTCTCGTATACTCATATCCACGTCGaagaaataatcgaaaaaacatttgatatttttacaagctATTATTACGAAAACGGAATTCGCTCCTATCCAAGTGCATACGAAGTTACCATCCACTATGTATCGGCTGTACTTGGCCAGACCCTTAAAGCACGAGGGTCCGGTTTGAAAAGCGTAATATACGACTTCTGTGTAGGTCAAATTTGGTACTCGTAATCGTTTGCATAACGTGTACTCTGTGGTGATGATAGATCGAACGCAATacaaatagaaaataattattagaaACGAACCGATGAAACCATTCACGTATCCGATCTTTACAAAGGTACTGGGTATGTTGAGTATGGTCGGGCTGAGGCTTAAAGCTAACAAATGCAATACGGTGCCGCTAAACGAGGTGGAATTCTCGCAGCCTACGTGATCGTAAGGATCGTATTCTTTTTCCATATTCGTACCTGGGCTAGCTTCGACATTTTCCTGATCCGAGTCTTCGGCGATGGATACATTTCGTTTAGAGGTGCGATTTATTAAAGATTTAGTTTCGACAATACAGGcgcgaaaaaatttccagtactCGATCGTCCGATCGACCATCGATGTACTCATGTCTGTGTCACAtttcaaagaaagaaaaatcgcAACACGCGTATCGACGCGTTCGAGTCTATCGTTTTCGAACTAATCATTTTGGGCGAATTGATTAAAATCGAGCGCCTTATCgcttaagaaaatttttcaacctatAATGTATCTCTCTGTTTTTATGTGTGTGCGTGGATGGTTGGATAGTGGATA is from Planococcus citri chromosome 1, ihPlaCitr1.1, whole genome shotgun sequence and encodes:
- the LOC135832674 gene encoding proton-coupled amino acid transporter-like protein CG1139; this translates as MSTSMVDRTIEYWKFFRACIVETKSLINRTSKRNVSIAEDSDQENVEASPGTNMEKEYDPYDHVGCENSTSFSGTVLHLLALSLSPTILNIPSTFVKIGYVNGFIGSFLIIIFYLYCVRSIITTEYTLCKRLRVPNLTYTEVVYYAFQTGPSCFKGLAKYSRYIVDGNFVCTWIGANSVFVIIACKNIKCFFDYFFDVDMSIREVMIYISIPLVLLCCIPNLKYLIPCSIFANFINVSCIVIILCFVIQDLPSLENRTEYGDLSSVPLFVATILFTINVTGIIMPLKNEMRNPKSFNTKCGVLNVFYIPFNLLYSAFGLLCYVKYGDNVKESVILNLPGRTWSKMIIGMYGIGICFFFPLNAYVPFDIIWNLISKSKCRISESSVCNSYLVRATVAFFTILLAFVVPNIALFLSFTGTVGTAIDSMILPATAEILISINDRNRFCIFFKNFLIIGLGFVLIVIGMYDGISHVVAHMKHKH